In Bifidobacterium sp. ESL0775, the following are encoded in one genomic region:
- the hflX gene encoding GTPase HflX, producing the protein MLGRKSDILQEHTDGAAPGAEEWSERESRNELKHVTGLGEMQDETDVEYRKVRLERVVLVGVWSNVDTTIEQAEESLRELAALAHTAGAVVCDGVLQHRLKPDAATYVGRGKAKEIAGIVAQCEADTIIVDGDLAPSQRRALEDATKVKVVDRTAVILDIFAQHATSREGKAQVELAQLEYMLPRLRGWGGSLSRQAGGQVAGVNGGIGSRGPGETQIEMDRRVIRTRIARLKKQIRAMAPARAVKRGSRHRYGLPTVAVVGYTNAGKSSLVNRLTNSGELVGNALFATLDTAVRRAKAADGRLYAYVDTVGFVRRLPTQLVEAFKSTLEEIGEADVILHVVDASTTDPFAQIEAVNDVLAGIDGVSDIPRILAFNKADQVDQGTLDRLHNIRPDALIVSAADESGMDDLRAAVEKALPVPSVHVEALLPYTDEAGSLLSRVREYGKVEKEDYRADGVALQADVDSRLAAQMMDQAVD; encoded by the coding sequence GTGTTGGGGCGGAAGTCTGACATCTTGCAGGAGCACACGGACGGTGCGGCTCCGGGGGCCGAGGAGTGGAGCGAGCGCGAGTCGCGCAACGAGCTCAAGCATGTCACTGGGCTTGGCGAGATGCAGGACGAGACGGACGTCGAATACCGCAAGGTTCGCCTCGAACGCGTCGTCTTGGTGGGGGTGTGGTCGAACGTCGACACCACCATCGAGCAGGCCGAGGAATCGTTGCGAGAGCTGGCGGCGCTCGCGCACACGGCTGGTGCCGTGGTCTGCGATGGTGTATTACAGCATCGTCTGAAGCCTGACGCCGCCACCTATGTCGGCCGTGGCAAGGCCAAGGAGATCGCAGGAATCGTCGCTCAATGCGAGGCCGACACCATCATCGTCGACGGCGATCTGGCCCCGAGCCAACGCCGTGCGCTCGAGGACGCCACCAAGGTCAAGGTGGTCGACCGCACCGCCGTCATCCTCGACATCTTCGCCCAACATGCCACCAGCCGCGAAGGCAAGGCGCAGGTGGAGCTGGCACAGCTGGAATACATGCTCCCGCGTCTTCGTGGTTGGGGTGGTTCGCTGTCCCGTCAGGCCGGTGGACAGGTCGCTGGCGTCAACGGCGGCATCGGCTCGCGTGGTCCCGGCGAGACGCAGATTGAGATGGATCGTCGTGTCATCCGCACCCGCATCGCCCGCCTCAAAAAGCAGATTCGCGCCATGGCACCGGCGCGTGCAGTCAAGCGCGGTTCCCGCCATCGTTACGGGCTGCCCACCGTCGCCGTGGTCGGCTATACGAACGCCGGCAAATCCTCGCTGGTCAACCGCCTGACCAATTCCGGCGAACTGGTCGGCAACGCGCTCTTCGCCACCCTCGACACTGCGGTTCGCCGTGCCAAAGCCGCCGACGGACGCCTTTACGCCTACGTCGATACGGTGGGTTTCGTGCGCCGTCTACCCACCCAGTTGGTCGAGGCGTTCAAATCCACTCTTGAGGAGATCGGCGAGGCCGATGTGATTCTTCACGTGGTCGACGCCTCCACCACCGACCCGTTCGCGCAGATCGAGGCGGTCAACGATGTGCTCGCCGGCATTGACGGCGTTTCGGACATCCCGCGCATCCTTGCCTTCAATAAGGCCGACCAGGTCGACCAAGGCACGCTGGATCGTCTGCATAACATCCGTCCCGACGCGCTCATCGTCTCCGCGGCCGATGAAAGCGGTATGGATGACCTGCGTGCCGCCGTCGAAAAGGCGTTGCCCGTCCCGTCGGTCCATGTCGAGGCGTTGCTGCCGTATACCGACGAGGCCGGCTCCCTGCTTTCCCGGGTGCGTGAATACGGCAAGGTGGAGAAAGAGGATTATCGCGCCGACGGTGTCGCGTTGCAGGCCGATGTCGACTCGCGTTTGGCGGCCCAGATGATGGACCAGGCCGTCGACTGA
- a CDS encoding L-lactate dehydrogenase, with amino-acid sequence MANSIKPTKLAIIGAGAVGSTLAFAAAQRGVARDIVLEDINKERVEAEVLDMQHGSSFYPSVSIDGSDDIEICRDADMVVITAGARQKPGQTRLDLANATVKMMKSIVPGVIKVAPNAIYMLITNPVDIVTYVMLKLSGLPANQIFGSGTNLDTARLRFLIGQQTGVNVKNVHAYIAGEHGDSEVPLWASATIGGVTMCDWKALPGHEPLDAAKREEIHQEVKNAAYRIINGKGATNFAIAMSGVDIIDAVLNDSNRVLPVSSLLQDFHGISDICMSVPTLVNRSGVNSHINTPLSDHELAQLRRSADTLKETVSKFGF; translated from the coding sequence ATGGCCAATTCGATTAAACCCACCAAGCTTGCCATCATCGGAGCCGGGGCCGTCGGCTCCACGCTCGCCTTCGCCGCCGCCCAGCGTGGCGTCGCCCGCGACATCGTGCTCGAGGACATCAACAAGGAGCGCGTCGAGGCCGAAGTCCTCGATATGCAGCACGGCTCCAGCTTCTATCCCTCCGTCTCCATCGACGGATCCGACGATATCGAGATCTGCCGCGACGCCGATATGGTCGTCATCACCGCCGGTGCTCGTCAGAAGCCGGGCCAGACCAGGCTCGACCTTGCCAACGCGACAGTCAAGATGATGAAGTCCATCGTTCCCGGAGTCATCAAGGTCGCCCCGAACGCCATCTACATGCTCATCACCAACCCGGTCGACATCGTCACCTACGTGATGTTGAAGCTCTCCGGCCTGCCGGCCAACCAGATCTTCGGCTCCGGCACCAACCTTGACACCGCCCGCCTGCGCTTCCTCATCGGCCAGCAGACCGGCGTCAACGTCAAGAACGTGCACGCCTACATCGCCGGTGAACACGGCGATTCCGAAGTGCCGCTGTGGGCCTCCGCCACCATTGGTGGTGTCACCATGTGCGACTGGAAGGCGCTGCCCGGCCATGAGCCGCTCGACGCCGCCAAGCGCGAGGAGATCCACCAGGAAGTCAAGAACGCCGCCTACCGCATCATCAACGGCAAGGGCGCCACGAACTTCGCCATCGCCATGTCCGGCGTCGACATCATCGACGCGGTCCTGAACGATTCGAACCGTGTGCTGCCGGTCTCCTCGCTGCTGCAGGACTTCCACGGCATCTCCGACATCTGCATGTCCGTGCCTACCCTGGTCAACCGCTCCGGCGTCAACTCCCACATCAACACGCCGCTTTCCGATCATGAGCTCGCGCAGCTGCGCCGTTCGGCCGACACGTTGAAGGAGACCGTCTCCAAGTTCGGTTTCTGA
- a CDS encoding AEC family transporter, producing the protein MMLKTVIFALLPILVTMLLGAFAAKRGDFDSTDSSRLIKFVMNYALPMHVFGGIWATKRKLIVEDIPLALWMLGAMLVSYLLLYFIYWKIVKNTSGLSSLRALSVADPSIPFIGSAVLPLFFDETISAIDIGIASLIINVILVPFVFEALAAEVNKEDGPKISVGKRLLKGLTKPLVLAAFLGFILSICGWSMPSILEPTFTVLGKCAGGVAMFATGIVLATRKISFNPQVWITVGLKNIAYPAIIWVLMVATGMPSVLTRIVVITMAIPTATLPTNLAIDYGIHESEMASTQFLSTVLSFVTLSCAMLLLQ; encoded by the coding sequence ATGATGCTCAAGACCGTTATATTCGCGTTGTTGCCGATTCTCGTCACCATGCTGCTCGGCGCGTTCGCCGCCAAGCGTGGTGATTTCGACAGCACGGACAGCAGCAGGCTCATCAAGTTCGTGATGAACTACGCCCTGCCCATGCACGTCTTCGGCGGCATCTGGGCCACCAAGCGCAAGCTGATCGTCGAGGACATCCCGCTGGCCCTGTGGATGCTCGGCGCCATGCTTGTCTCCTATCTGCTGCTCTACTTCATCTATTGGAAGATCGTCAAGAACACGAGCGGGCTTTCCTCGTTGCGCGCCCTTTCGGTGGCCGACCCCTCGATTCCCTTCATCGGATCGGCGGTGCTGCCGCTCTTCTTCGACGAGACCATCAGCGCCATCGACATCGGCATCGCCAGCCTCATCATCAACGTGATTTTGGTGCCGTTCGTCTTCGAGGCGCTCGCCGCGGAGGTCAACAAGGAAGACGGCCCGAAGATCTCGGTCGGCAAGCGCTTGCTGAAAGGGCTCACCAAACCCTTGGTGTTGGCGGCGTTCCTTGGCTTTATTCTTTCGATCTGCGGCTGGTCGATGCCCAGCATCCTTGAACCCACATTCACCGTGCTCGGCAAATGCGCAGGCGGCGTGGCCATGTTCGCCACCGGCATCGTGCTCGCGACCCGCAAGATCTCCTTCAACCCGCAGGTCTGGATCACCGTGGGCCTGAAGAACATCGCCTACCCGGCCATCATCTGGGTGCTGATGGTCGCCACGGGCATGCCGAGCGTGTTGACGCGCATCGTCGTGATCACCATGGCGATCCCCACCGCCACATTGCCGACGAACCTGGCCATCGATTACGGCATCCACGAGTCGGAGATGGCATCGACGCAGTTCCTGAGCACCGTGCTCTCGTTTGTCACCCTGAGTTGTGCCATGCTGCTGCTTCAGTGA
- a CDS encoding cation diffusion facilitator family transporter: protein MVTLGLTLTIFVVEVAGAAITGSLALLVDCAHMLTDVAVLTASTITAVLMRRKPDKERTWGWARLEPITAGLGALILMAVGVYALVEAVLRLAGVSGEEVQSVGMLLGFGILGLVFNVISVLVLSGQHKDNMNMRAAFLETMNDALGSFTVVVSAVVIMTTGWHGFDAVAGAVIALLIVPRAFVLMKNAIKVLLEETPDGLDLDEVRKHMKSVDHVIDVHDVHASTVATGMPILTAHVVVEPGLSMAQGADILHQLHTCLTDHFSVSIPHTTFQLEPRGFSSAQSEKIHR, encoded by the coding sequence ATGGTGACGTTGGGGCTCACCCTGACGATTTTCGTGGTCGAGGTTGCCGGAGCCGCCATCACCGGCTCATTGGCATTGCTGGTCGATTGCGCCCACATGCTCACCGACGTCGCGGTGCTCACCGCCTCCACAATCACGGCGGTGCTGATGCGCAGGAAACCCGACAAGGAGCGGACTTGGGGTTGGGCTCGGCTCGAGCCGATCACCGCCGGCTTGGGCGCCTTGATTCTGATGGCCGTGGGCGTCTATGCTTTGGTCGAGGCCGTGCTGCGCTTGGCTGGCGTCTCCGGCGAGGAGGTGCAGAGCGTGGGCATGCTGCTCGGGTTCGGCATCCTGGGCTTGGTCTTCAACGTCATTTCCGTGCTCGTGCTTTCCGGGCAGCACAAGGACAACATGAACATGCGCGCTGCGTTCTTGGAGACCATGAACGACGCGCTCGGCTCGTTCACCGTGGTGGTGTCGGCCGTTGTCATCATGACCACTGGCTGGCACGGCTTCGATGCGGTGGCGGGCGCGGTCATCGCGCTGCTCATTGTGCCCCGTGCGTTTGTGTTGATGAAGAACGCCATCAAGGTCCTGCTCGAGGAGACCCCGGACGGGCTTGATTTGGATGAGGTTCGCAAGCACATGAAAAGCGTCGACCACGTCATCGATGTCCACGATGTGCACGCCTCGACGGTGGCCACCGGCATGCCGATCCTGACGGCGCATGTCGTGGTGGAGCCCGGGCTTTCGATGGCGCAGGGCGCCGATATCCTGCACCAGCTGCACACCTGCCTGACCGACCATTTCTCGGTCTCGATTCCCCACACCACCTTCCAGCTCGAGCCGCGGGGCTTCAGCTCGGCGCAAAGCGAGAAAATCCATCGCTGA